The following are encoded in a window of Longimicrobiaceae bacterium genomic DNA:
- a CDS encoding flavin reductase family protein — protein sequence MSKIHRQDDAGQMIDDSEFRRVMGHFPTGVTVVTSLHQDGRPCGLTVNAFASLSLSPPLVLVCVELEADSFNCIDRSGIFAVNILEEGRGESLSRRFSTWGIEDKFRGVAYRAEMTGAPILEAALAWVDCRVTQKVVAGDHAVFIGEVLDGDAREGSPLVYYRGGYGRFVP from the coding sequence ATGTCGAAAATACACCGGCAGGACGACGCGGGCCAGATGATCGATGACAGCGAGTTCCGTCGGGTGATGGGGCATTTCCCGACCGGAGTGACTGTGGTCACGTCATTGCACCAGGACGGCCGGCCGTGCGGACTCACCGTCAATGCGTTCGCCTCGCTGTCGCTGTCACCGCCTCTGGTTCTGGTGTGCGTGGAGCTGGAAGCCGATTCGTTTAACTGTATCGACCGTTCCGGGATTTTCGCGGTGAACATCCTCGAGGAGGGTCGTGGGGAGTCCCTCTCCCGGCGGTTCTCTACTTGGGGTATAGAGGACAAGTTCCGGGGTGTGGCATACCGCGCGGAAATGACCGGCGCGCCGATCCTCGAAGCTGCGCTTGCCTGGGTGGACTGCCGGGTGACGCAGAAGGTGGTCGCCGGCGACCACGCGGTCTTCATTGGAGAGGTGCTGGACGGAGATGCGCGCGAGGGCAGCCCGCTCGTCTACTACCGCGGTGGCTATGGCCGATTCGTTCCCTGA
- a CDS encoding DUF481 domain-containing protein produces MHVAVHVIAGVMLLVAAPTRLLAQEVVKSPPIPPAIQPAVERPARAAPAPQAQERNEPRPDLWSFAAEFSFTDQSGNKTLRLLTGGLKFSHREKERFELDGSIQSRYGQSEGEVVARNYFGSINFSPYKNATIAPSFSMKAERDPFKRLDVRFVGSAGAKVTPYREEDGNGELAFYLMTSYEFQNLQVEPGDEEEEFSHVPRWTMEMRGQQKLNPSVTTYVQSSYEPSWGELANYLLRSQTGMKVLLTKQLALSVEYQFNRTNHPPEGVAPDDRLFKTGIIIDF; encoded by the coding sequence ATGCACGTTGCAGTCCACGTCATCGCCGGTGTGATGCTCCTGGTGGCGGCGCCTACACGGCTTCTCGCGCAGGAGGTCGTGAAGAGTCCCCCCATCCCTCCGGCCATCCAGCCAGCAGTCGAGCGACCCGCGAGGGCGGCACCGGCACCGCAGGCGCAGGAGCGGAACGAACCCCGACCCGATCTCTGGAGCTTCGCCGCAGAGTTCAGCTTCACCGACCAGTCCGGCAACAAGACTCTTCGCCTGCTCACCGGCGGGCTGAAGTTCTCCCACCGGGAAAAGGAGCGCTTCGAGCTAGACGGCTCGATCCAGTCGCGGTACGGCCAGAGCGAGGGGGAGGTGGTGGCGCGCAACTACTTCGGAAGCATCAACTTCAGCCCCTACAAGAACGCGACGATCGCGCCCTCCTTCTCGATGAAGGCCGAGCGCGACCCCTTCAAGCGGCTCGACGTCCGTTTCGTTGGCTCCGCCGGAGCGAAGGTGACCCCGTACCGGGAGGAGGATGGAAATGGCGAGCTCGCGTTCTACCTGATGACATCGTACGAATTCCAGAACCTCCAGGTCGAGCCGGGCGACGAGGAGGAGGAGTTCTCGCACGTTCCCCGCTGGACGATGGAGATGCGCGGTCAGCAGAAGCTCAACCCCTCCGTGACCACGTACGTACAGTCATCCTACGAGCCCTCGTGGGGGGAGTTGGCTAACTACTTGCTCCGGTCTCAGACCGGAATGAAGGTGCTGTTGACCAAGCAACTCGCGCTTTCCGTGGAATACCAGTTCAACCGCACCAACCATCCCCCGGAGGGGGTGGCCCCCGACGATCGCCTCTTCAAGACCGGCATCATCATCGACTTCTGA
- a CDS encoding 5-formyltetrahydrofolate cyclo-ligase, whose protein sequence is MNKKELRAEAKARIARMSDEERAAASEAISRRLWELPQLESARVILLYASIASEVSTTAIAGEAARRGMVLTYPRCLPETRAMVLHRVASLEELRNSGAFGIPEPDTVCPVVELSDIDVALVPGLGWDRWGNRLGRGAGYYDRLLLNPAWRGFRCGLFFAVQEFDRLVTNRLDAPLDAVVTEREIVRFDAARERRSPP, encoded by the coding sequence ATGAACAAGAAGGAATTGAGGGCGGAAGCGAAGGCGCGCATCGCTCGGATGAGCGACGAGGAGCGGGCGGCAGCCTCCGAGGCGATCTCCCGCCGGCTGTGGGAGCTTCCGCAGCTGGAATCGGCGCGGGTGATCCTGCTGTACGCCTCGATCGCCTCGGAGGTCAGCACCACCGCCATCGCGGGGGAGGCCGCGCGGCGAGGCATGGTTCTCACCTATCCGCGCTGCCTGCCCGAGACGCGGGCAATGGTGCTACACCGCGTGGCCAGCCTCGAAGAGTTGCGGAATTCGGGGGCATTCGGGATCCCGGAGCCGGACACCGTCTGCCCCGTGGTCGAGCTGAGCGACATTGACGTGGCGCTGGTGCCGGGATTGGGGTGGGATCGCTGGGGGAATCGCCTCGGGCGAGGCGCCGGATACTACGACCGTCTCCTTCTCAACCCCGCGTGGAGGGGCTTCCGCTGCGGCCTCTTCTTCGCCGTTCAGGAATTCGATCGGTTGGTCACGAATCGGCTGGACGCGCCGCTGGATGCTGTGGTCACGGAGCGCGAGATCGTGCGCTTCGACGCGGCACGTGAGCGGAGATCGCCTCCCTGA
- a CDS encoding fused MFS/spermidine synthase, with product MADSFPERPSHRRVLFDAGVAGVALGAIALAGGSLVLYQTAGLLLATAGLIATLVVALLVGLWVSAPAREMEDPLLRERWLVAAVSVAVAGVFASYLQLKDGALVGAVARVAALLLLSALPAYSLAMVLPVLLVSVQRRSEADAEEPEELEVAGRVVAGTLGGVAIGVVLSGLLILQGVSPGAVLLGTSVLVLAPMLGMRSQETKPKEKVIFEADTPFHTLRVTEVVYPGERQPERRLYVNGEEESGELVRSGAPTLAYVAAAEVWLAERTPRGASYLFLGGGAYTLPRRVAERDPDASITVVELDPEVTRAAYHFFGARTHHGMRSVHGDARAFLSASDEAEFDRIFVDVYGGSESLPYSLVTQEAIAAMRDRLRSGGIAAMNVIGTVGGYESTRFWSIVHTFASVFPSVGLYVHLGSDFPDRQNVLLAGAVEEGYDFSGRAGMFEYWPRREWPDVPGAIVYHDLGGSEGMDLSAKASSLAMAKGEQ from the coding sequence ATGGCCGATTCGTTCCCTGAGCGCCCGAGCCATCGGCGTGTGCTCTTCGACGCCGGCGTCGCCGGCGTGGCGCTGGGAGCCATCGCGCTCGCGGGGGGCTCCCTGGTTCTGTACCAGACGGCGGGGCTGCTTCTTGCCACCGCGGGGCTGATTGCGACTCTCGTCGTGGCCCTCCTGGTCGGCTTGTGGGTGTCGGCGCCGGCCAGGGAGATGGAGGACCCGCTGCTGCGGGAGCGCTGGCTGGTGGCCGCGGTCTCAGTCGCCGTGGCGGGGGTGTTTGCCTCGTACCTCCAGCTCAAGGACGGCGCCCTGGTGGGGGCGGTCGCTCGGGTTGCCGCCCTTCTGCTCCTCTCCGCATTACCTGCCTACTCTCTGGCGATGGTGTTGCCGGTGCTGCTCGTGTCCGTGCAACGGCGCTCGGAAGCGGACGCGGAAGAGCCCGAAGAGCTGGAAGTCGCCGGCCGGGTAGTCGCGGGGACGCTCGGGGGAGTCGCGATCGGCGTGGTGCTGAGCGGTCTGCTGATTCTCCAGGGCGTCAGCCCGGGTGCGGTCCTGCTCGGGACGTCCGTCCTGGTGTTGGCCCCGATGCTGGGGATGAGATCGCAGGAAACGAAGCCCAAGGAGAAGGTGATCTTCGAGGCGGATACGCCCTTCCACACCCTGCGGGTAACCGAGGTCGTCTACCCGGGGGAACGGCAGCCGGAGCGCCGGCTCTACGTGAACGGAGAGGAGGAGTCGGGAGAGCTGGTCCGCAGCGGCGCTCCCACGCTGGCCTACGTGGCGGCCGCCGAGGTGTGGCTGGCGGAGCGCACGCCGCGGGGTGCCTCCTACCTCTTCCTGGGAGGAGGCGCGTATACGCTCCCCCGCCGGGTGGCGGAACGCGACCCCGACGCAAGCATCACCGTGGTCGAGCTCGACCCCGAGGTTACGCGCGCGGCCTACCACTTCTTCGGAGCGCGCACGCATCATGGCATGCGTTCCGTTCACGGCGACGCACGGGCCTTTCTCTCCGCCTCCGACGAAGCCGAGTTCGATCGCATCTTCGTAGACGTCTACGGTGGCAGCGAGAGCCTCCCGTATTCCCTGGTCACGCAGGAGGCAATCGCGGCGATGCGGGACCGCTTGCGCAGCGGTGGGATCGCGGCGATGAACGTGATCGGTACCGTGGGCGGCTACGAATCGACCCGGTTCTGGTCGATTGTACATACCTTCGCGAGCGTGTTCCCGTCCGTGGGCCTGTACGTTCACCTGGGTTCGGATTTCCCGGACCGCCAGAACGTCCTTCTGGCCGGAGCGGTGGAGGAGGGATACGACTTCAGCGGCCGCGCGGGGATGTTCGAGTACTGGCCGCGGCGGGAATGGCCGGACGTCCCGGGCGCGATCGTCTATCACGACCTCGGCGGATCCGAGGGGATGGACCTCTCGGCCAAGGCCTCCTCGTTGGCAATGGCAAAGGGGGAGCAGTAG